The window TATGCTCGTTCGACCTTCGCTTGGTCGATCGTATGCTAGAAactttataaggctgagtgcctTTAAGTTCGATAGGTCTTTACCTAGTCGAGCACACACAAGCACCTTTATGCTCATTCAGCTTCCGCTCAGCCTATCTTATGCTAGAAGCTTTATAAGCCTGAGTGCCTTTAAGCTCGATTAGGCTTTGCCCGGCCAAGCATATACAAGCACCCTTATGCTCGTTCATCCTTCGCTTGTCCACTTGTATGCTAGAAACTTTATAAGGCTGGATGCCTTTTGTCCTGGGAAGATTTATGTCTATCTGTGCACATGCACAGAATCTCCCAGTCGGTCGGTCTTCATGTGACCCTTTGTATGATACAAACTTTATAAGGCTAAGCATCTTTGGGCCCGACTGGTCTTTCCCGTCTGAGCCTATGCATAGAGCCTTATGATGGACTAGGTTTGGGTGTCACCCAATCCTCTTGACTTTGGCTTCCACATTACCTAAAGGACTCGCTCaccataacccatatcactagcctctcccttaagtctagtcgaaggaggtgtagccgactgactagacccaagttcTAGTTTTGTTCACTTACTTGTTatatttatgaaaattttctCAAGTTCACAAATGAACATCCAATACTTACTTATCTAGTCTATTATTCTATACTTTCCTTTCTTCCTCAATTATGCTTGGAGAGTTGagcaactttttcaaaattttctcatTGGTAATTGGTCCTCCAACAGAAAGAAAACGCTAAGGATGCACGAAGATATGACGTATTAGTGTAGGAATGATTTGACCTGTCATGTCCATTATAAATGTCTATTCATGGATGATTGTCATGTGACATTATCTCCCGTTTCTTGAACATCCACTTACATACTCCTCTGCAAGTGACTTACTAGCTATGTTTTTTTGGTAAATCAACAATCCTTCACGCATAAACCATTTCGATCTAACGATGATTATTATTAGCTTCATCATCCTAAAAACCCTAAACACTCCTTAGTTTCAACACTTCCTCATCTTCAACTCGCTCCCtaacgattcttcttctttaccTTCTCAAACACCCTGCGCTCCTTTATTTTTTCCAACCTCCCTTCATTACGCCACTTCCTTAAGATCTTAGTAAGTCTCTCGTCCCTTAGTTATATCCGTGCTCTTTCATGGCTGAAGAGTCATTTACCTCCTGTATGTTCATACTCATTCATCCTTCGACAATGCTGATAGAGTAGACATTCGCCTCCAATACGAAATCACTAAGGATAATCGTATCAAAATTCCTGGccctcactacaagaaaacccctcgtagacatcggttttccaccgctgtctattacattttcgaccgatgtctatgaaggcgatgtaaaaggtctgccattttagacatagGGTTATAACCGGtatagtatcacttaatgacatcgggtgtaaaatcgatgtaatattatatgttaataacaccagttttggtagcggtatacgaccgatataatattagttaatgacactggTTTTGCAGTGGTGGAAAATCGATATAATATCAGTAttatttaacgacacaaattcaatttctgaaatagtgaaaaaccaatataATCACCAAGCaattcataaaattaagttaatattattaattcactaagaaaatcacaaataaaaatgcatcgatgtatctaaacacaccaagtcaatatccatataaccatcacataaatattcttcttacaacataaaaagataatagatattgtgcacatcaagtcagtatccacaaattacacataactattcttcttacaacatcaaaagataatagatagtacacaaatattcttcttactagtgccaacgttatccttcttgctctgtgcagagatttaactaaatcttccccagtagttttatttgttaatagacaattctctttatctattactgGATGGGAACCTCTACTTGTTTGATGTCCTGAGGGTGACAACTGATTAgtgattctttgtaaaggaggcctccatcttaaaggagccactggaggctttgggaactttgcaacatccttcttggttgtcctcgcaccatttaattgattctccagttctcttacctgaatagaataaaatagtcaatatggatataaagcagtttgttgcttacataagggaaattaaagatgctgtaaattctactcaaatagagattgaaaatgagataagtaaccttttgctggtaatttttacttgtttgctcagcttctttgatctgcacatttgaaataatctgttataaggcaactgatttgaaagaagctaaatatagtgatgcatgatgtatagtagattattatgatttttcttggaatatataaaataatttattcacactatcttcaaaaagattctacttatattaacataataaattttaaaaagaacaaaatgaaagattcttccttcattcttaaacctcataaatctaagcagcaTGGAGGAgacatgattataattaaactTTCACATAATCAATAGATGTGAATTCACATTCTGTGACCCGAATACATTAACACTAATTTATTGAAAGGTTCATTAAACATGAGATTGAAAAGGAACATGAATTCTTCCAGAAAAAACAATGCTCCAGCTCAAAGGAGGTGCAAAATATGGGCTAGAGAGCACCTAGAACCTTGACCTGCATATTCCTTGACCTCTTAGATATAACTACAATCTTGGTAAAAATTAAACAGAATCAAAGCAAAAGGAATAATATTTATCCAACTCCAAGGCATCAAAAGAAAATCAGAATATCAATGGAAGAAGTAACAAATAACATTTGATCTTCACATACTTAAGAACAAATACTATGACAAAttgccaaataaaaacaaatgtcACATAATtgcacaaataaaattaaaaaagaaaaccaCCGTTTATATAGATAAGACATGTCAATTCCTCACCCAAGTAGAATCCTTTACCACACTTTACCTCAATATTAATAACCATTAAATTGATGGGATAATTGACCAAGATCTTGATATAGATAGTAAAGTGTAATAGCAAAGTGTATAAATATAACCTGATTTAGATTAGTAATACTGAGAGAATGACCAAAATATAGAGAAAATATCAGTGAAATTTGTAAGGTAATCAAGTATAGTATTTCACGTTCTCTCTGCAATCTATCTAAAACTTACAAAAATTCTATTAGTAATTTCTTGTTTTCAAAGAGGTTGAGACGAGACATGCATAAGACTTACAGAAAACTAGGTGTTATGCAACTTGTATTAGAACAATCTACCAGTAATGTGTCCTATTCTTCTACAAAACAAAACTGTTATTGTCTTCTCAGAAAATGGGATAATATGAAAGAGTACCAAAGAATTAACAAGAGATTAATAGAAGTGAACTGATAAGAGTTAAGACTACTGATTTACGAAGGAAAACATACTCATACAGAGGATCCAAATGCAGAAAAATAGGAATAAGCATTACAATAGAATTCTTACAAACACAGGAAAATaggaaaataattaaaattgaattgataATCACATCAAAAGGTCCAAACCAATTCAAGTTTATCCAGTATTGCATATAATACAAATAATCATTTAAGTAATCTTCATCATGAAATCTTTGTAAACATGAATTgcttataagtaacatcataataGAAAAAGTTTTTTTGATAGGCTTTCAAGCTTAAAGTATAAAGCAAGCTGAACTCGCATGCATGTCTTGTATAAACAagcataacataaatatttatttgGTACTAACATTATGCCTGATAGAAACAATATGCCGAAACATAAGGTACTAAAAGATGGTTCCAGATAGCAGGCAGTTGACCCACAGCCCAACACCTAGCCAAAGGCTCAGACAATcaccattaaaataatattacaatagaggagaatattaaattaagaattactAATATCACCTTTTAGAGCAATGTTGAAACACCATCTTCTTCAAAATGCTGCTAAATCTTGAATTGTGATTGAGCTTAAAGATTATTCTCATATTTCAAGTTGATACTACACCAAAGGAATAAGCAAAGAGTGATACAACATGCTAGTGTGAAAAACAATCTAAAACATAGATTTAAATAGCTTAGATTTCATTGCCAACAGCTAGCCAGCACATCTGAGTGCAATGTGTTCACATACCTCCTCTATGGTCACCTCAACCTTCTTATTGTGTTGCTGCTCTGATACTCCCCAAACAGCCTGGGGCGGTGTTGTGGTATACATGAGTATACCAACAGGTTCCAGTGACCTGCTACATTTTATGATGAGATAACCAAGTTACATAATAAACAGGAGAGAACTTGAAGACTCaacataaaattataatatttccAAGTAACCTTTACCATCGATTATTTAGCTTACGAGACGGTAACTCGTCCCAACAGTTATGTCAAGTTAGAAAACAATCCCAAGTATTGGAAGTTATCAGAACAAAAAAGATGATAGTAAGGGATACATACCACTAGCACATGATAAAGAACTTCCAAGTTATAAAAACTATAATCAATCTGCAACACATAAACAAGAAACGAATCCCACCTTTCTATTTGCAATTGCTCCAAAAGTTAATTGTTTAGGCTCCCCACCAAACGGGTTTAAAACATGGAGTTCATCATCCCTGACATATGCAAGCATGCTTCCATCTGGTGACAGATGCGGGTCAATAATTGGCGAACCAGCACAACATGTAAGCTTGAGCTCTGGCTCTGAGCCTGATATTTCCTGGAAATATACCTGATGAAATAGATAGCGATCACTTAATATATCATAATCAAAGAAGAAAGTTTAAAATCAACAGGTAGAAAGGCACGTAGAATAGCTACTTGTGATGAAGCATTTTAATGTTCAAAATAGAAATTGCTTCAAATAAAATTGACCTATTAGCTGAATGTCAACACTTGCTCATTAAATCAGGAAATAGGGCAGAGCACAGACCCCATTTGGTAATGGCACCATGATAGTGGGCTTCCCTGGAGTggagcaagaagaggacgtcgacCTCGATTTCCACTCGTACCTCGTGACTCCCAATCCCCTCTCCCTTGACCTCTCTCGCCTCAGCTTCTCTTCAGCCGAGAGATTACTCTCATCGAGGCCGCCTCCATCAGGCGGGCAAAACACAAGCTCCTGTCGCCGTGAGGC is drawn from Zingiber officinale cultivar Zhangliang chromosome 1B, Zo_v1.1, whole genome shotgun sequence and contains these coding sequences:
- the LOC122039368 gene encoding uncharacterized protein LOC122039368, whose protein sequence is MQDKAAVEDGEKETFSKKPRHCEAEMPLTDSEEDSFLFPVEEIVQYPLSGYVAPSSISFSPDGRLISYLFSPDGTLHRKVFAFDVASRRQELVFCPPDGGGLDESNLSAEEKLRRERSRERGLGVTRYEWKSRSTSSSCSTPGKPTIMVPLPNGVYFQEISGSEPELKLTCCAGSPIIDPHLSPDGSMLAYVRDDELHVLNPFGGEPKQLTFGAIANRKVTGTCWYTHVYHNTAPGCLGSIRAATQ